A window from Primulina huaijiensis isolate GDHJ02 chromosome 13, ASM1229523v2, whole genome shotgun sequence encodes these proteins:
- the LOC140956417 gene encoding ubiquitin C-terminal hydrolase 12-like isoform X2, whose protein sequence is MTMMTPQPLDQEDEEMRVPQSDLVEGPQPLVEGPQPMEVAPADNTETVENQANDEPLASRFTWTIENFSRVNVKKLYSDVFVVGGYKWRVLIFPKGNNVDYLSMYVDVADSATLPYGWNRYAQFSLAVVNQVHNRYTMKKDTQHQFNQRESDWGFTSFMPLSELYDPNKGYLVNDTCVIEADVAVRKVIDYWSYDSKKETGYVGLKNQGATCYMNSLLQTLYHIPYFRKAVYHMPTTENDNPTGSIPLALQSLFYKLQYNDTSVATKELTKSFGWDTHDSFMQHDVQELNRVLCEKLEDKMKGTVVEGTIQKLFEGHHMNYIECINVDFKSTRKESFYDLQLDVKGCKDVYASFDKYVEVERLEGDNKYHAEEHGLQDAKKGVLFIDFPPVLQLQLKRFEYDFMRDTMVKINDRYEFPLELDLDRDNGKYLSPEADRSIRNLYMLHSVLVHSGGVHGGHYHAFMRPTLSDQWYKFDDERVTKEDVKKALEEQYGGEEELPQTNPGYNNTPFKFTKYSNAYMLVYVRVSDNDNIICDVDEKDIAEHLRIRLKKEQEEKEDKRRYKAQAHLYTIIKVARDEDLKEQIGKDIYFDLVDHDKVRNFRIQKQLTFNLFKEEVAKEFGIPVQFQRFWIWAKRQNHTYRPNRPLTPQEEAQTVGALREVSNKAHNAELKLFLEIEDGLGLHPVPPPEKLKDDILLFFKLYDPEKEELRYVGRLFVKSYSKPIEILTKLNVLAGFAPDVEIEIFEEIKYEPSVMCERLDKRASFRFSQIEDGDIICFQKRPLSEVQENIRFPEVPLFLEYVKNRQVVHFRALERPKEDDFSLDLAKNHSYDDVVERVAKRLGLDDPSKIRLTPHNCYSQQPKPNPIKYRSVDHLLDMLVHYNQISDTLYYEVLDIPLPELQCLKTLKVAFHHATKDEALILNIRLPKQSTVGDVLNEIKTKVELSHPSAELRLLEVFYHKIYKIFPVNEKIENINDQYWTLRAEEIPEEEKNLGANDRLIHVYHITKESAQNQVQVTNFGEPFFLVIHEGETLENVKVRIQKRLQVPDEEFSKWKFAFLSLGRPEYLEDSDIVSSRFQRRDIYGAWEQYLGLEHSDTSPKRTYAASQNRHTFEKPVKIYN, encoded by the exons ATGACGATGATGACTCCTCAGCCGTTGGAT CAGGAAGACGAAGAGATGCGGGTACCGCAATCTGATTTGGTCGAAGGTCCCCAGCCGTTGGTTGAAGGCCCTCAGCCCATGGAAG TGGCACCAGCGGACAATACTGAAACTGTGGAAAACCAGGCAAATGATGAACCTCTGGCATCTCGCTTCACGTGGACCATAGAGAACTTCTCTCGAGTGAATGTGAAGAAGCTTTATTCCGACGTTTTCGTTGTTGGGGGATATAAATG GCGGGTGCTTATTTTCCCGAAAGGAAATAATGTCGATTACTTGTCGATGTATGTAGATGTTGCTGACTCAGCAACCTTGCCATATGGGTGGAATAGATATGCACAATTTAGCCTGGCTGTAGTTAATCAGGTGCATAACAGATATACAATGAAAAAAG ACACACAGCACCAGTTCAATCAAAGGGAGAGTGATTGGGGTTTCACATCTTTCATGCCGCTTAGTGAGCTTTATGATCCGAACAAGGGATACCTTGTGAACGATACTTGTGTTATCGAGGCTGATGTTGCTGTTCGTAAGGTCATTGATTACTGGTCATATGACTCAAAGAAGGAGACAGGCTACGTTGGATTGAAGAACCAGGGAGCAACTTGTTACATGAACTCTCTACTCCAAACTTTGTATCATATTCCTTACTTTAGAAAG GCTGTATACCATATGCCAACAACAGAGAATGACAACCCCACAGGGAGCATCCCCTTGGCTTTACAGAGCTTATTCTATAAGCTACAATATAATGACACCAGTGTGGCTACCAAAGAATTAACTAAATCTTTTGGATGGGATACACATGATTCCTTCATGCAGCATGATGTGCAAGAACTTAACCGAGTTTTATGCGAAAAGCTTGAAGACAAGATGAAG GGAACTGTTGTCGAGGGGACTATACAAAAGTTGTTTGAAGGGCACCATATGAATTACATTGAATGTATCAACGTAGACTTCAAATCCACACGAAAGGAATCATTTTATG ACCTTCAACTTGATGTAAAAGGCTGTAAGGATGTTTATGCTTCCTTCGACAAGTATGTGGAAGTTGAACGGCTTGAAGGAGATAACAAGTACCATGCTGAAGAGCATGGTTTGCAG GATGCGAAGAAGGGGGTGCTTTTCATTGATTTTCCTCCAGTTCTGCAGCTTCAGTTAAAGCGTTTTGAGTATGATTTCATGAGGGATACAATGGTTAAG ATAAATGACCGCTATGAATTTCCATTGGAACTTGATCTTGATAGAGATAACGGAAAGTATTTGTCTCCAGAAGCAGATAGGAGCATACGAAACCTCTACATGCTTCATAG TGTTTTGGTGCATAGTGGTGGAGTGCATGGTGGACATTATCATGCTTTCATGAGGCCGACACTCTCTGATCAATG GtacaaatttgatgatgagaggGTCACTAAGGAAGATGTGAAGAAAGCATTGGAGGAGCAATATGGCGGTGAAGAAGAG TTACCACAGACAAATCCTGGATACAATAACACTCCATTTAAATTTACGAAGTACTCAAACGCATACATGCTGGTGTATGTACGAGTGAGTGACAACGATAACATAATTTGTGATGTGGATGAAAAGGATATTGCTGAACATCTGAGG ATAAGGCTGAAAAAAGAGCAAGAAGAAAAGGAGGACAAGAGAAGATATAAAGCTCAGGCACACCTTTATActatcatcaag GTTGCTCGTGATGAGGATTTGAAGGAACAGATTGGAAAGgatatatattttgatcttgTTGATCATGATAAAGTCCGCAACTTTCGAATTCAGAAACAATTAACATTTAACCTTTTCAAG GAGGAGGTTGCTAAAGAATTTGGTATACCAGTTCAATTCCAGCGTTTTTGGATTTGGGCCAAAAGACAAAACCATACTTACCGCCCAAACAGGCCATTGACACCACAGGAGGAGGCGCAAACT GTTGGAGCATTGAGGGAAGTTTCCAATAAGGCCCACAATGCAGAGTTGAAGTTGTTTTTGGAAATAGAGGATGGATTG GGTTTACATCCTGTTCCTCCACCTGAAAAACTGAAGGATGACATACTGCTGTTCTTCAAACTTTATGACCCTGAAAAAGAAGAGCTTCG ATATGTCGGGAGACTTTTTGTGAAAAGCTACAGCAAACCAATTGAGATCCTAACAAAACTAAATGTATTGGCTGGATTCGCTCCTGATGTAGAGATAGAAATCTTTGAG GAAATTAAATATGAGCCATCTGTTATGTGTGAACGCCTCGATAAAAGAGCTTCATTTCGGTTTAGTCAG ATTGAAGACGGGGACATCATTTGCTTCCAAAAACGACCTCTGTCCGAAGTTCAAGAGAACATCAGATTTCCTGAAGTTCCATTATTTTTGGAATACGTGAAGAATCGCCAG GTTGTGCATTTTCGAGCTTTGGAGAGACCCAAGGAAGATGATTTTTCCCTGGATTT AGCAAAGAATCACTCGtatgatgatgttgtggaaagGGTGGCCAAGCGCCTTGGCTTGGATGACCCATCTAAAATTCGGCTTACTCCTCATAATTGCTACTCTCAGCAACCAAAGCCTAATCCTATCAAATATAGATCAGTGGACCATTTGTTAGACATGCTGGTTCACTACAATCAG ATCTCTGATACACTCTATTATGAAGTGCTGGACATCCCTCTTCCAGAATTGCAATGTCTGAAAACTCTGAAAGTTGCCTTCCATCACGCAACAAAGGATGAG GCTTTAATTCTCAATATTAGATTGCCAAAACAAAGCACTGTTGGAGATGTCCTCAACGAGATTAAAACAAAG GTAGAATTGTCTCATCCTAGTGCTGAACTCAGGTTGCTTGAAGTTTTTTATCACAAGATTTACAAG ATCTTTCCTGTCAATGAGAAAATTGAGAATATAAATGACCAATACTGGACATTGCGTGCTGAGGAG ATTCCAGAAGAAGAGAAGAACCTTGGGGCCAATGACCGGCTGATCCATGTTTACCATATTACAAAGGAGAGTGCGCAGAATCAAGTG CAAGTCACAAATTTTGGGGAACCATTCTTTCTTGTCATCCACGAAGGTGAAACATTAGAAAATGTTAAAGTACGAATTCAAAAGAGGTTGCAGGTTCCAGATGAGGAGTTTTCTAAG TGGAAGTTCGCATTTTTGTCCCTTGGACGCCCAGAATATCTCGAGGATTCTGACATTGTATCCAGTCGTTTTCAG AGAAGAGACATTTATGGCGCTTGGGAGCAGTACCTAGGGTTGGAACACTCAGACACTTCTCCTAAAAGGACTTACGCTGCAAGCCAG AACCGGCATACATTTGAGAAACCTGTGAAAATATACAATTGA
- the LOC140990856 gene encoding uncharacterized protein: MSAVLNCPEQMVKPKQKHVPFGVGKNKKIQGVSEVDPLDHGDWTLVKKQRVTIIIPALPINMQSTFPIAGEGQLHEIPRKTNSQSQCPSLTPSPKQLVRQTEKSITLSPKHTTPSTETVHPPEPTLTPQKPPTPSQRISLDDSPLHRFGEDSNIGFCTATKVSKGFMMYDLSRVLLNQRMRASYLGKKLKKAGGLENWLVSLGLGRFINIFHGRCVGKFHLAKLNMKKLKDMGADAVGPRRKLLHAIECLCEPHCFLRA, translated from the coding sequence GTCCAGAACAAATGGTGAAGCCAAAACAAAAACATGTTCCCTTTGGTGTTGGCAAGAATAAGAAAATCCAAGGTGTCTCTGAAGTTGATCCACTGGATCACGGTGATTGGACACTGGTCAAGAAACAGCGAGTCACAATTATAATCCCAGCATTACCTATTAATATGCAGTCCACGTTTCCTATTGCAGGGGAGGGTCAGCTACACGAAATTCCCAGAAAAACAAATTCCCAGTCACAATGCCCATCATTGACCCCTTCCCCGAAACAATTAGTTCGTCAAACTGAGAAATCCATTACACTATCACCCAAGCATACCACTCCATCTACAGAAACCGTTCATCCTCCTGAACCCACTTTAACACCCCAAAAGCCACCAACTCCATCACAGAGAATTTCCTTAGACGATTCACCACTTCATAGGTTTGGAGAAGACTCAAATATTGGATTTTGTACTGCCACAAAAGTGAGCAAAGGCTTCATGATGTATGATTTAAGTAGAGTGTTACTGAATCAAAGGATGAGAGCATCATATCTCGGGAAAAAACTGAAAAAGGCTGGAGGATTGGAAAATTGGCTAGTTTCCCTTGGGCTCGGcagatttattaatatttttcatgggaGATGTGTTGGAAAATTTCATCTGGCAAAACTTAACATGAAAAAGCTTAAAGATATGGGTGCAGATGCTGTTGGCCCACGTAGAAAGCTGTTGCATGCCATTGAATGCCTTTGTGAACCACACTGTTTCCTGCGGGCATGA
- the LOC140956417 gene encoding ubiquitin C-terminal hydrolase 12-like isoform X1, with protein sequence MTMMTPQPLDQQEDEEMRVPQSDLVEGPQPLVEGPQPMEVAPADNTETVENQANDEPLASRFTWTIENFSRVNVKKLYSDVFVVGGYKWRVLIFPKGNNVDYLSMYVDVADSATLPYGWNRYAQFSLAVVNQVHNRYTMKKDTQHQFNQRESDWGFTSFMPLSELYDPNKGYLVNDTCVIEADVAVRKVIDYWSYDSKKETGYVGLKNQGATCYMNSLLQTLYHIPYFRKAVYHMPTTENDNPTGSIPLALQSLFYKLQYNDTSVATKELTKSFGWDTHDSFMQHDVQELNRVLCEKLEDKMKGTVVEGTIQKLFEGHHMNYIECINVDFKSTRKESFYDLQLDVKGCKDVYASFDKYVEVERLEGDNKYHAEEHGLQDAKKGVLFIDFPPVLQLQLKRFEYDFMRDTMVKINDRYEFPLELDLDRDNGKYLSPEADRSIRNLYMLHSVLVHSGGVHGGHYHAFMRPTLSDQWYKFDDERVTKEDVKKALEEQYGGEEELPQTNPGYNNTPFKFTKYSNAYMLVYVRVSDNDNIICDVDEKDIAEHLRIRLKKEQEEKEDKRRYKAQAHLYTIIKVARDEDLKEQIGKDIYFDLVDHDKVRNFRIQKQLTFNLFKEEVAKEFGIPVQFQRFWIWAKRQNHTYRPNRPLTPQEEAQTVGALREVSNKAHNAELKLFLEIEDGLGLHPVPPPEKLKDDILLFFKLYDPEKEELRYVGRLFVKSYSKPIEILTKLNVLAGFAPDVEIEIFEEIKYEPSVMCERLDKRASFRFSQIEDGDIICFQKRPLSEVQENIRFPEVPLFLEYVKNRQVVHFRALERPKEDDFSLDLAKNHSYDDVVERVAKRLGLDDPSKIRLTPHNCYSQQPKPNPIKYRSVDHLLDMLVHYNQISDTLYYEVLDIPLPELQCLKTLKVAFHHATKDEALILNIRLPKQSTVGDVLNEIKTKVELSHPSAELRLLEVFYHKIYKIFPVNEKIENINDQYWTLRAEEIPEEEKNLGANDRLIHVYHITKESAQNQVQVTNFGEPFFLVIHEGETLENVKVRIQKRLQVPDEEFSKWKFAFLSLGRPEYLEDSDIVSSRFQRRDIYGAWEQYLGLEHSDTSPKRTYAASQNRHTFEKPVKIYN encoded by the exons ATGACGATGATGACTCCTCAGCCGTTGGAT CAGCAGGAAGACGAAGAGATGCGGGTACCGCAATCTGATTTGGTCGAAGGTCCCCAGCCGTTGGTTGAAGGCCCTCAGCCCATGGAAG TGGCACCAGCGGACAATACTGAAACTGTGGAAAACCAGGCAAATGATGAACCTCTGGCATCTCGCTTCACGTGGACCATAGAGAACTTCTCTCGAGTGAATGTGAAGAAGCTTTATTCCGACGTTTTCGTTGTTGGGGGATATAAATG GCGGGTGCTTATTTTCCCGAAAGGAAATAATGTCGATTACTTGTCGATGTATGTAGATGTTGCTGACTCAGCAACCTTGCCATATGGGTGGAATAGATATGCACAATTTAGCCTGGCTGTAGTTAATCAGGTGCATAACAGATATACAATGAAAAAAG ACACACAGCACCAGTTCAATCAAAGGGAGAGTGATTGGGGTTTCACATCTTTCATGCCGCTTAGTGAGCTTTATGATCCGAACAAGGGATACCTTGTGAACGATACTTGTGTTATCGAGGCTGATGTTGCTGTTCGTAAGGTCATTGATTACTGGTCATATGACTCAAAGAAGGAGACAGGCTACGTTGGATTGAAGAACCAGGGAGCAACTTGTTACATGAACTCTCTACTCCAAACTTTGTATCATATTCCTTACTTTAGAAAG GCTGTATACCATATGCCAACAACAGAGAATGACAACCCCACAGGGAGCATCCCCTTGGCTTTACAGAGCTTATTCTATAAGCTACAATATAATGACACCAGTGTGGCTACCAAAGAATTAACTAAATCTTTTGGATGGGATACACATGATTCCTTCATGCAGCATGATGTGCAAGAACTTAACCGAGTTTTATGCGAAAAGCTTGAAGACAAGATGAAG GGAACTGTTGTCGAGGGGACTATACAAAAGTTGTTTGAAGGGCACCATATGAATTACATTGAATGTATCAACGTAGACTTCAAATCCACACGAAAGGAATCATTTTATG ACCTTCAACTTGATGTAAAAGGCTGTAAGGATGTTTATGCTTCCTTCGACAAGTATGTGGAAGTTGAACGGCTTGAAGGAGATAACAAGTACCATGCTGAAGAGCATGGTTTGCAG GATGCGAAGAAGGGGGTGCTTTTCATTGATTTTCCTCCAGTTCTGCAGCTTCAGTTAAAGCGTTTTGAGTATGATTTCATGAGGGATACAATGGTTAAG ATAAATGACCGCTATGAATTTCCATTGGAACTTGATCTTGATAGAGATAACGGAAAGTATTTGTCTCCAGAAGCAGATAGGAGCATACGAAACCTCTACATGCTTCATAG TGTTTTGGTGCATAGTGGTGGAGTGCATGGTGGACATTATCATGCTTTCATGAGGCCGACACTCTCTGATCAATG GtacaaatttgatgatgagaggGTCACTAAGGAAGATGTGAAGAAAGCATTGGAGGAGCAATATGGCGGTGAAGAAGAG TTACCACAGACAAATCCTGGATACAATAACACTCCATTTAAATTTACGAAGTACTCAAACGCATACATGCTGGTGTATGTACGAGTGAGTGACAACGATAACATAATTTGTGATGTGGATGAAAAGGATATTGCTGAACATCTGAGG ATAAGGCTGAAAAAAGAGCAAGAAGAAAAGGAGGACAAGAGAAGATATAAAGCTCAGGCACACCTTTATActatcatcaag GTTGCTCGTGATGAGGATTTGAAGGAACAGATTGGAAAGgatatatattttgatcttgTTGATCATGATAAAGTCCGCAACTTTCGAATTCAGAAACAATTAACATTTAACCTTTTCAAG GAGGAGGTTGCTAAAGAATTTGGTATACCAGTTCAATTCCAGCGTTTTTGGATTTGGGCCAAAAGACAAAACCATACTTACCGCCCAAACAGGCCATTGACACCACAGGAGGAGGCGCAAACT GTTGGAGCATTGAGGGAAGTTTCCAATAAGGCCCACAATGCAGAGTTGAAGTTGTTTTTGGAAATAGAGGATGGATTG GGTTTACATCCTGTTCCTCCACCTGAAAAACTGAAGGATGACATACTGCTGTTCTTCAAACTTTATGACCCTGAAAAAGAAGAGCTTCG ATATGTCGGGAGACTTTTTGTGAAAAGCTACAGCAAACCAATTGAGATCCTAACAAAACTAAATGTATTGGCTGGATTCGCTCCTGATGTAGAGATAGAAATCTTTGAG GAAATTAAATATGAGCCATCTGTTATGTGTGAACGCCTCGATAAAAGAGCTTCATTTCGGTTTAGTCAG ATTGAAGACGGGGACATCATTTGCTTCCAAAAACGACCTCTGTCCGAAGTTCAAGAGAACATCAGATTTCCTGAAGTTCCATTATTTTTGGAATACGTGAAGAATCGCCAG GTTGTGCATTTTCGAGCTTTGGAGAGACCCAAGGAAGATGATTTTTCCCTGGATTT AGCAAAGAATCACTCGtatgatgatgttgtggaaagGGTGGCCAAGCGCCTTGGCTTGGATGACCCATCTAAAATTCGGCTTACTCCTCATAATTGCTACTCTCAGCAACCAAAGCCTAATCCTATCAAATATAGATCAGTGGACCATTTGTTAGACATGCTGGTTCACTACAATCAG ATCTCTGATACACTCTATTATGAAGTGCTGGACATCCCTCTTCCAGAATTGCAATGTCTGAAAACTCTGAAAGTTGCCTTCCATCACGCAACAAAGGATGAG GCTTTAATTCTCAATATTAGATTGCCAAAACAAAGCACTGTTGGAGATGTCCTCAACGAGATTAAAACAAAG GTAGAATTGTCTCATCCTAGTGCTGAACTCAGGTTGCTTGAAGTTTTTTATCACAAGATTTACAAG ATCTTTCCTGTCAATGAGAAAATTGAGAATATAAATGACCAATACTGGACATTGCGTGCTGAGGAG ATTCCAGAAGAAGAGAAGAACCTTGGGGCCAATGACCGGCTGATCCATGTTTACCATATTACAAAGGAGAGTGCGCAGAATCAAGTG CAAGTCACAAATTTTGGGGAACCATTCTTTCTTGTCATCCACGAAGGTGAAACATTAGAAAATGTTAAAGTACGAATTCAAAAGAGGTTGCAGGTTCCAGATGAGGAGTTTTCTAAG TGGAAGTTCGCATTTTTGTCCCTTGGACGCCCAGAATATCTCGAGGATTCTGACATTGTATCCAGTCGTTTTCAG AGAAGAGACATTTATGGCGCTTGGGAGCAGTACCTAGGGTTGGAACACTCAGACACTTCTCCTAAAAGGACTTACGCTGCAAGCCAG AACCGGCATACATTTGAGAAACCTGTGAAAATATACAATTGA
- the LOC140956417 gene encoding ubiquitin C-terminal hydrolase 12-like isoform X3, which translates to MTMMTPQPLDQQEDEEMRVPQSDLVEGPQPLVEGPQPMEVAPADNTETVENQANDEPLASRFTWTIENFSRVNVKKLYSDVFVVGGYKWRVLIFPKGNNVDYLSMYVDVADSATLPYGWNRYAQFSLAVVNQVHNRYTMKKDTQHQFNQRESDWGFTSFMPLSELYDPNKGYLVNDTCVIEADVAVRKVIDYWSYDSKKETGYVGLKNQGATCYMNSLLQTLYHIPYFRKAVYHMPTTENDNPTGSIPLALQSLFYKLQYNDTSVATKELTKSFGWDTHDSFMQHDVQELNRVLCEKLEDKMKGTVVEGTIQKLFEGHHMNYIECINVDFKSTRKESFYDLQLDVKGCKDVYASFDKYVEVERLEGDNKYHAEEHGLQDAKKGVLFIDFPPVLQLQLKRFEYDFMRDTMVKINDRYEFPLELDLDRDNGKYLSPEADRSIRNLYMLHSVLVHSGGVHGGHYHAFMRPTLSDQWYKFDDERVTKEDVKKALEEQYGGEEETNPGYNNTPFKFTKYSNAYMLVYVRVSDNDNIICDVDEKDIAEHLRIRLKKEQEEKEDKRRYKAQAHLYTIIKVARDEDLKEQIGKDIYFDLVDHDKVRNFRIQKQLTFNLFKEEVAKEFGIPVQFQRFWIWAKRQNHTYRPNRPLTPQEEAQTVGALREVSNKAHNAELKLFLEIEDGLGLHPVPPPEKLKDDILLFFKLYDPEKEELRYVGRLFVKSYSKPIEILTKLNVLAGFAPDVEIEIFEEIKYEPSVMCERLDKRASFRFSQIEDGDIICFQKRPLSEVQENIRFPEVPLFLEYVKNRQVVHFRALERPKEDDFSLDLAKNHSYDDVVERVAKRLGLDDPSKIRLTPHNCYSQQPKPNPIKYRSVDHLLDMLVHYNQISDTLYYEVLDIPLPELQCLKTLKVAFHHATKDEALILNIRLPKQSTVGDVLNEIKTKVELSHPSAELRLLEVFYHKIYKIFPVNEKIENINDQYWTLRAEEIPEEEKNLGANDRLIHVYHITKESAQNQVQVTNFGEPFFLVIHEGETLENVKVRIQKRLQVPDEEFSKWKFAFLSLGRPEYLEDSDIVSSRFQRRDIYGAWEQYLGLEHSDTSPKRTYAASQNRHTFEKPVKIYN; encoded by the exons ATGACGATGATGACTCCTCAGCCGTTGGAT CAGCAGGAAGACGAAGAGATGCGGGTACCGCAATCTGATTTGGTCGAAGGTCCCCAGCCGTTGGTTGAAGGCCCTCAGCCCATGGAAG TGGCACCAGCGGACAATACTGAAACTGTGGAAAACCAGGCAAATGATGAACCTCTGGCATCTCGCTTCACGTGGACCATAGAGAACTTCTCTCGAGTGAATGTGAAGAAGCTTTATTCCGACGTTTTCGTTGTTGGGGGATATAAATG GCGGGTGCTTATTTTCCCGAAAGGAAATAATGTCGATTACTTGTCGATGTATGTAGATGTTGCTGACTCAGCAACCTTGCCATATGGGTGGAATAGATATGCACAATTTAGCCTGGCTGTAGTTAATCAGGTGCATAACAGATATACAATGAAAAAAG ACACACAGCACCAGTTCAATCAAAGGGAGAGTGATTGGGGTTTCACATCTTTCATGCCGCTTAGTGAGCTTTATGATCCGAACAAGGGATACCTTGTGAACGATACTTGTGTTATCGAGGCTGATGTTGCTGTTCGTAAGGTCATTGATTACTGGTCATATGACTCAAAGAAGGAGACAGGCTACGTTGGATTGAAGAACCAGGGAGCAACTTGTTACATGAACTCTCTACTCCAAACTTTGTATCATATTCCTTACTTTAGAAAG GCTGTATACCATATGCCAACAACAGAGAATGACAACCCCACAGGGAGCATCCCCTTGGCTTTACAGAGCTTATTCTATAAGCTACAATATAATGACACCAGTGTGGCTACCAAAGAATTAACTAAATCTTTTGGATGGGATACACATGATTCCTTCATGCAGCATGATGTGCAAGAACTTAACCGAGTTTTATGCGAAAAGCTTGAAGACAAGATGAAG GGAACTGTTGTCGAGGGGACTATACAAAAGTTGTTTGAAGGGCACCATATGAATTACATTGAATGTATCAACGTAGACTTCAAATCCACACGAAAGGAATCATTTTATG ACCTTCAACTTGATGTAAAAGGCTGTAAGGATGTTTATGCTTCCTTCGACAAGTATGTGGAAGTTGAACGGCTTGAAGGAGATAACAAGTACCATGCTGAAGAGCATGGTTTGCAG GATGCGAAGAAGGGGGTGCTTTTCATTGATTTTCCTCCAGTTCTGCAGCTTCAGTTAAAGCGTTTTGAGTATGATTTCATGAGGGATACAATGGTTAAG ATAAATGACCGCTATGAATTTCCATTGGAACTTGATCTTGATAGAGATAACGGAAAGTATTTGTCTCCAGAAGCAGATAGGAGCATACGAAACCTCTACATGCTTCATAG TGTTTTGGTGCATAGTGGTGGAGTGCATGGTGGACATTATCATGCTTTCATGAGGCCGACACTCTCTGATCAATG GtacaaatttgatgatgagaggGTCACTAAGGAAGATGTGAAGAAAGCATTGGAGGAGCAATATGGCGGTGAAGAAGAG ACAAATCCTGGATACAATAACACTCCATTTAAATTTACGAAGTACTCAAACGCATACATGCTGGTGTATGTACGAGTGAGTGACAACGATAACATAATTTGTGATGTGGATGAAAAGGATATTGCTGAACATCTGAGG ATAAGGCTGAAAAAAGAGCAAGAAGAAAAGGAGGACAAGAGAAGATATAAAGCTCAGGCACACCTTTATActatcatcaag GTTGCTCGTGATGAGGATTTGAAGGAACAGATTGGAAAGgatatatattttgatcttgTTGATCATGATAAAGTCCGCAACTTTCGAATTCAGAAACAATTAACATTTAACCTTTTCAAG GAGGAGGTTGCTAAAGAATTTGGTATACCAGTTCAATTCCAGCGTTTTTGGATTTGGGCCAAAAGACAAAACCATACTTACCGCCCAAACAGGCCATTGACACCACAGGAGGAGGCGCAAACT GTTGGAGCATTGAGGGAAGTTTCCAATAAGGCCCACAATGCAGAGTTGAAGTTGTTTTTGGAAATAGAGGATGGATTG GGTTTACATCCTGTTCCTCCACCTGAAAAACTGAAGGATGACATACTGCTGTTCTTCAAACTTTATGACCCTGAAAAAGAAGAGCTTCG ATATGTCGGGAGACTTTTTGTGAAAAGCTACAGCAAACCAATTGAGATCCTAACAAAACTAAATGTATTGGCTGGATTCGCTCCTGATGTAGAGATAGAAATCTTTGAG GAAATTAAATATGAGCCATCTGTTATGTGTGAACGCCTCGATAAAAGAGCTTCATTTCGGTTTAGTCAG ATTGAAGACGGGGACATCATTTGCTTCCAAAAACGACCTCTGTCCGAAGTTCAAGAGAACATCAGATTTCCTGAAGTTCCATTATTTTTGGAATACGTGAAGAATCGCCAG GTTGTGCATTTTCGAGCTTTGGAGAGACCCAAGGAAGATGATTTTTCCCTGGATTT AGCAAAGAATCACTCGtatgatgatgttgtggaaagGGTGGCCAAGCGCCTTGGCTTGGATGACCCATCTAAAATTCGGCTTACTCCTCATAATTGCTACTCTCAGCAACCAAAGCCTAATCCTATCAAATATAGATCAGTGGACCATTTGTTAGACATGCTGGTTCACTACAATCAG ATCTCTGATACACTCTATTATGAAGTGCTGGACATCCCTCTTCCAGAATTGCAATGTCTGAAAACTCTGAAAGTTGCCTTCCATCACGCAACAAAGGATGAG GCTTTAATTCTCAATATTAGATTGCCAAAACAAAGCACTGTTGGAGATGTCCTCAACGAGATTAAAACAAAG GTAGAATTGTCTCATCCTAGTGCTGAACTCAGGTTGCTTGAAGTTTTTTATCACAAGATTTACAAG ATCTTTCCTGTCAATGAGAAAATTGAGAATATAAATGACCAATACTGGACATTGCGTGCTGAGGAG ATTCCAGAAGAAGAGAAGAACCTTGGGGCCAATGACCGGCTGATCCATGTTTACCATATTACAAAGGAGAGTGCGCAGAATCAAGTG CAAGTCACAAATTTTGGGGAACCATTCTTTCTTGTCATCCACGAAGGTGAAACATTAGAAAATGTTAAAGTACGAATTCAAAAGAGGTTGCAGGTTCCAGATGAGGAGTTTTCTAAG TGGAAGTTCGCATTTTTGTCCCTTGGACGCCCAGAATATCTCGAGGATTCTGACATTGTATCCAGTCGTTTTCAG AGAAGAGACATTTATGGCGCTTGGGAGCAGTACCTAGGGTTGGAACACTCAGACACTTCTCCTAAAAGGACTTACGCTGCAAGCCAG AACCGGCATACATTTGAGAAACCTGTGAAAATATACAATTGA